In Biomphalaria glabrata chromosome 8, xgBioGlab47.1, whole genome shotgun sequence, the genomic window ttgacatttgttgggaaaaagtaaacgAGGTTGCTCATTTTGatggccagaaaaaaaaaagaacctttgaatcatctgccccataaatcacaaggtctgatGGGGTTTCTTTAATACTTTACTTACTTAACGACAgagattataattaattattactaaTCTACATAACTGTCTATTTATATAAAGTGTTTTCATGATAAGTATACAGTGATGCCCATTCAGCCCACAAAAAAGTGGTTTCCAGTACCCTAGAGCTTCTCACAAGAGAAATTgctgaggttttttttttatctgctgTGGCCTTGAAACCTTTCAGAAATTTATCAGGGCCAGAAGTCCACATTGGCTGGCCATCACTTATTTAAAGACCCTTAAATCAATAAGACTAATCAAATGCTTCATAAATTATACTGTTAgaaattaactatttttaatgCCTAACTATGACAGACAAAGCTTCTGTCATTTTAAATCTCAAAGTCAAGACAATGTAAAATTCAAACAAACCAAACCATCACATTATATcataaaaaataacattctaAAATTAGATAATTTATTCCAAACAAACTTATATAGAAAACCATAAGTTATACATGTACTAAACAGATAATTTGACAAACAGAGATTTAAGCAGACATTCTTTGTTATAATAgatacatatagatagatcaGGACCATGTTCAGTAATGGAACATCTTTGGCTGTGAATGGAAGAAATGGTAATTTCAGCAAATGGCAGAACAAGTTtggaacacaaaaaaaatgattgtggAGCTTGTCATGCTCCATGGATGTTATCATGATCtagaaaaattataataataattaaaaaaaaaaaggaagaatgCGGTCAGTGTATATGTTGCATGGTTCAGCTCTAGATGAGGTAAACATTTAATGCTGTCAATTAGTTTTGACATGGTTGCATATAATCACATAGAAACACAGTACACCTTTACTGtacaaaaaatacaaagttgATTGAGATATCAACACTAATGTTCAACATTTGATTCTTTCCAGAAAACTCATCATCAAAAAAACCAGTATAATACAAGTTGCTTCTAAAAGAATACATTCTAAAAGTTAAGACCTAGTATCCTTACATGCCAAATTTAAAACGTATCTTTTTTTCACCAGTGTTAACACAAGTGACATTTTTTGAGTGACAAAAATGGTcataaaaaagaattataaaaaaaaatagggtcCAAACatataaaaagtattaaaaacaaaattataattataccctaaaattaactctttatctccgtaattatttttctgacCATTGTTcgtttttcacatttgtacattctaccctattatgattaaacttcaacagcatttttgtttgtaatcagaaaacgttacttttggttTAGAAGTATaagagaatgcatgctcttgttatactttttaaaaccagaaatttattaaatttaatgggGTAAAATaaacgatggtatcgttaattaggagagaaagagttaaagagtaTCATACAATATTTCACTTGGCATAGAATCCATGTGTCATCTTGGAGTGGatccaaaaattaaaacaatataaaaccTTTGGAGAACTTTTTACATTGGTGAGAGAAGCATTGTAAACAATTTAGATTGGAGTTCCAAAAAAGCAGTGCTGACATGACCCCTGAAGCTTCTTCCCAACATGCTGTTTAGACATAGCTTCCAACATGCTGCTTAGAAATAAGCCATCAAATTTCCTAGTCAGACATTGAATTATATTTTGAGGTTCTTGAGGTTATGAAATTGTCAAaggctttaaaaataaactggTTATGGACATTTACAGAACTTGCATAAAACAGTTCAGTTTGCTAGCAAGTAAGATGTTAGGTCTTTATGCCATGTTGGTGGGAATGCAGACAAGCCCAAAACACTTGATCAACAAGGAAAGTTACACTGAACCAAAAATTAAGGCGGAAAACAGATTTGTACCCAGAAATGCAATTTTGAAGTTCAACATTCATTTTCCTGTAAAGCTACTACTTGATACTGATTTAGTATTTTGATAAATAATATCCTAATTTAAATTACATCTGTCATCTACAATGaacttattatataaataataacatgatgataaagaaaaatattactttttaacTGGAACGGTAGGCGGGTTTATTTCTtagaatatattaataataagctgttgttgtttttttaaatcttctatACTATATTTTTCTTAGTGACACATTTTTCTGTTAATAATTCTGTGGATTTGTGAAATTATGGATTAATAGAATATATAGATATCTATCTTCTGTGTGTGATCGATTTTTCAatattaggggtaagtgtgtttgacctaATTTTTTCATGTGAAATAATTGTCTGCTGCTTctgattttatcttttttgaattcctctattcttgtgcatcaaaaatgatatataatatgtccATAAAAGCCAATTTGAAATTGGTTGAAAAATTGGTCCCAAAAGTAGAATGTTGAGGgctcaatctgttttccgccatttttaatttagaatatCTTCAAGGAAGTGAAAAAATTCATCTGGATTGGTTGTGGCTCCAGGAGAAGGGCCACCCATACTGTATCCTGTGTTAGTGGCTCCTGGTGATGGGCCACCCATACTATACCCTGTGTTAGTTGCCCCAGGGGAGGGGACTCCCATGCTGCTGTACCCAGTGTTTGTGGCCCCCGGAGATGGGCCACCCATACTGTAACTGGGACTTGCCCCATGGACATTCATCTGAGTGACCTGCATGCTCTGATGCTGCTGCATCACCATCTGCCCAGCACTGGGCATCATACCATGCCCCACTCTGTTCATCTGGCCGGGCATGGGAGCCCTGacttgctgctgctgctgcatCTGGGCCATGCTTGAGGCAGTTGCTGTAGCCATGGAGACAGAAGTGGGCCCATTACCATAGTGAGGGGAGCGCTGGTACTGCATCATGTGCGAGGACATTGATGATTGGGCCATCCCATGAGTTGCAGCAGGCATGACTGGCCTAATACCAGAGTGCTGACTATTTATCATTGGGGCTCGAGGCCAATCTGTGTGTGTTCTTGGCTGAGCTATGTTAAGTCCATCAGGTCCTACATTCATATTAGGCGGCCTTTGGTTTCGCATTATTGCACTGGTGTAGGTAGATGACGAGTTCCTGGAAGCTGAGTCAACTTCAGAGTAAGCCGGCGGCTGTTGCATTTGTTGCTGTTGCTGAAATCCCGGAGGAACATTTGGTGTGACCTGGGAGATGTTCCCAATATGAGAATTATTGGAAGGAAGTTGACTTGACAATGACTGCTGCTGTTGCATGGCTGTCATCTGTGAGGATTGCATCATCCCATTCACAGACTGTGAAGACGGAGCAGTCCCAGCAACTTCACTTTTCACATTCCCATAAGCCGTTGTTTGGTTTACCATGTTCTGCATGGTCTGAAGGGGGTTAGCATTGCCAGCGGTGGGGGTTGAGCTAGGAAAGCTCCCTTGAGATCTGGAATTGTTGTGCATTTTATATTCTGGGGGTGGTCTGTTCATGTATTGAGGAGGCATTCTGCCCTGTTGTTGCTGCTCCATTCTCATTTTCTCCATCATCTGCATTTTCATCTGTTCATTGACCATCTGCTGCTGATTCATATTAAAAGTCTGCTGTTGAGAAAGCGAGATGGGCTGGGAGGATGGTTGCATCTGAACCTGCTGTGACTGGGACATCTGCATGCTGTGAGACCCGTGGGTCACTTGGAGCTGCTGAGACTGGATGATCTGCATCTGGTGAGGGGTGGCCTGCCCTGGAGAGGGCTTGAAGTGGCTCTGCACCTGGTTCTGTAATTGCTGTAAGGAGGAAGGTGAGTTGTGCTGACTCTGCTCAGTGGTGTAGTGAGTCAGGGGTTTGGTAGAGCCGTACACCATGTCTGGTGTCATCTGTGAAGCATCACCTAGGTGGTGACAAGCTTGATGGCTGTAGGGGAATGGCGATGGTGTATTAGGTACTGAGCAATATAACTGCGAATAGTTGGGCGGAAAGCCCCCGTTGCTAAAGTGATCCATGGGATAGCCCGGACTGTGCTGGTGCTGATGTTGAGCCGCCATCTGCTTTAATGTCTCAGCAGCTGGTCCGGTGGGCTCTGGTATGGGATTGGTCATGTTTTCAGTGGTGTCATAAATGCTGCTCAAGGACCCCCCAGGACCCAGATTCGAATAAACTGTTTTAGAAGAGAGTCCCGGTGAAACACACGCTAATGATCCAAACATATTGGCTGATTCATTGCTTTCCGAATCCCTCTGAACTTTGACATAAATTTCATTGAACTCATTGAGGTCTCTAAGAAGCGAAGGCTCTATGTTATCTTCCTTCTCAATACTATCCAGTATATCCTGAATCTCGTCAATGTCACAGTTGTGTATACCTAGGTCCCCAACAGAGGAATGGTCTAATTGGCTGTTGTGCACGGAGGAAGAGGAGGTGGGAGTGTTGATGTTGTTGGAGCTTGATGTGCGAATGCTGTCATCAGATGGCTCCTGCTTACACTGAACGCTTGTCAAAACGCTATGGCTTGCGCCTCCTTGATTCGGAGAGTTGGAGTTGCCGTAGAGGGAGCTGACCGTCACATTGGTGTGGATGGTTTGGGAGGTGTCCTGCTGAGGGTGGCCACTGATTTGCTGGACGATCTGAACAGATAAACTGGGCAGTGGGTTGTGTTTGGCGTTCCCACCGCCGCCACCACCCCCACCAGCACCTGCTCCACCCCCGCTGTTGTTGTTAGTCTTGCTATTCTTACTGCCGGTGTGCTGATCCTTATCTGTAAAGTTGAAGATGGTCTCGGATGCAGTAGTTGCAACGGGGGTCCCTCCTGTAGATGTAGTCGTCTCTGTGGTCACACTTGGCTCTATTTTCTGCTTCAGTTTCTGaggaacaaaaatatataaactttgaattgacaTTTATAAAAGGGTCACATGCTTTCATGCACAATTTATGCTAAACATAGTGATGAGAAAAAGGTCAAAAGATATTGCTTTTGTTTCAGCAGGTTTCTGCAAATAGATCAcaaatttgtgttttgttactaAGGGTAATGTCTGAAGGGTAGCtatttaattcatgttttgttatgaacgtaaataagataaataattatgtaaagtttcaacttcatctaATAATGGATGTCGAGAAATaacgggtaaaaaaaaatgttaccagaTCGACAGAGAAACACAGGGAGTTGATGtcagctttgaaaaaaaaaagaatgagtaGCCAAATAAATGAATCCTCTGTGGTTTCATTTTGGGTAGATATTTTAAGCCAGACACGGTCCACAGGCCATAGGTTGGCCATCACTGTTCTAATGCATTCATATTAACAAAAGGATAATTAGAAGCTTtgagatcagtggttcccaaacttttccattaatggaacactttgcaAATTCTGGGTATTAAGAGtaatactttgtttttttgttttttttccagaggttaattcacgtggtggcctactagttaattattccatcaGTTTATAgaacacatattcaggcctAACGGAACACAGTGtgggaaacactgttttaaattaataaaaacagCTACTTAgcattcaaaaaagaaaataatttttcaattaCCTCACCTCAGTAACTGgtctatttataaaataaagtttttggAATGAGCTAATTTACAAAGAGAAGAACTACAGGATGATGTCAAAATgaactctttttctccgtaattaCCATAATCCATCTGACagaatttttcattttgtttatttgtagttCACTCCCATGATATGATTAAACttcttgccttttttttttgttttagaaaatatttttatttatttggtctATAGAATtgaaggggaatgcatgctctttatatataatgataattaatgtcattaaaaaacaattaattaatggggtcaaatcaaaaTAGGACAGAAATAGTTAATTTGTTaggaaagaacaaaaaaaaaaaaagttaatatattGATTGCCTTTTTACCCTGCCCTGGCCACTGAGATAACTTTGGCTGCATCCATGATAAACAAGTGGATGCACCTTATTGgtacatgttgttgttgtttttttttaattaattactttcttAAAATGATGaatggtaaattttttttttttaccctgtaCTGCTATCACCGCAGCCCAGatcaaaaaacataaaaaaaaaaatatttatatatattaaaaaaaaatgtatggttATATTCTGAGTGAGAAGAAAGATAATGAGCTCTTTTCAGCAACCAGAGATGATGATGGCTGCTAGGTGCTCAGATTTCTCCAGACATAGCCCCCTCTCTGCCCAGCCCACAATCAAGGAGATAAGTTTCGTTAGGCGAAAGTCACATGTGTGTATATcatgtacgtttttttttccaaaacatacatacattttgttAAGATTGTATATATTCAAAGTGGCATAAATCTATACAACAATATGTAAGATTTTGTAATAATACtaacttcagaaaaaaaaaaatagaagttcAGAtactaattaattgacttacaTGGCTGTAGCTATTAGCATCTGTAGGACTAAAGACAACAATATTTATGATTTAAATGG contains:
- the LOC106070443 gene encoding neurogenic protein mastermind-like isoform X1 — translated: MGDFLAPKRKDVVDKLRRRLERYRAHHGSSGNRYLNCRPSILEQQKQETYLLQQRWLENKAKKAAKQSKSTRDNNSNQSDHRNLLVNKLKQKIEPSVTTETTTSTGGTPVATTASETIFNFTDKDQHTGSKNSKTNNNSGGGAGAGGGGGGGGNAKHNPLPSLSVQIVQQISGHPQQDTSQTIHTNVTVSSLYGNSNSPNQGGASHSVLTSVQCKQEPSDDSIRTSSSNNINTPTSSSSVHNSQLDHSSVGDLGIHNCDIDEIQDILDSIEKEDNIEPSLLRDLNEFNEIYVKVQRDSESNESANMFGSLACVSPGLSSKTVYSNLGPGGSLSSIYDTTENMTNPIPEPTGPAAETLKQMAAQHQHQHSPGYPMDHFSNGGFPPNYSQLYCSVPNTPSPFPYSHQACHHLGDASQMTPDMVYGSTKPLTHYTTEQSQHNSPSSLQQLQNQVQSHFKPSPGQATPHQMQIIQSQQLQVTHGSHSMQMSQSQQVQMQPSSQPISLSQQQTFNMNQQQMVNEQMKMQMMEKMRMEQQQQGRMPPQYMNRPPPEYKMHNNSRSQGSFPSSTPTAGNANPLQTMQNMVNQTTAYGNVKSEVAGTAPSSQSVNGMMQSSQMTAMQQQQSLSSQLPSNNSHIGNISQVTPNVPPGFQQQQQMQQPPAYSEVDSASRNSSSTYTSAIMRNQRPPNMNVGPDGLNIAQPRTHTDWPRAPMINSQHSGIRPVMPAATHGMAQSSMSSHMMQYQRSPHYGNGPTSVSMATATASSMAQMQQQQQVRAPMPGQMNRVGHGMMPSAGQMVMQQHQSMQVTQMNVHGASPSYSMGGPSPGATNTGYSSMGVPSPGATNTGYSMGGPSPGATNTGYSMGGPSPGATTNPDEFFHFLEDILN
- the LOC106070443 gene encoding neurogenic protein mastermind-like isoform X2 — its product is MEDSPKLKQKIEPSVTTETTTSTGGTPVATTASETIFNFTDKDQHTGSKNSKTNNNSGGGAGAGGGGGGGGNAKHNPLPSLSVQIVQQISGHPQQDTSQTIHTNVTVSSLYGNSNSPNQGGASHSVLTSVQCKQEPSDDSIRTSSSNNINTPTSSSSVHNSQLDHSSVGDLGIHNCDIDEIQDILDSIEKEDNIEPSLLRDLNEFNEIYVKVQRDSESNESANMFGSLACVSPGLSSKTVYSNLGPGGSLSSIYDTTENMTNPIPEPTGPAAETLKQMAAQHQHQHSPGYPMDHFSNGGFPPNYSQLYCSVPNTPSPFPYSHQACHHLGDASQMTPDMVYGSTKPLTHYTTEQSQHNSPSSLQQLQNQVQSHFKPSPGQATPHQMQIIQSQQLQVTHGSHSMQMSQSQQVQMQPSSQPISLSQQQTFNMNQQQMVNEQMKMQMMEKMRMEQQQQGRMPPQYMNRPPPEYKMHNNSRSQGSFPSSTPTAGNANPLQTMQNMVNQTTAYGNVKSEVAGTAPSSQSVNGMMQSSQMTAMQQQQSLSSQLPSNNSHIGNISQVTPNVPPGFQQQQQMQQPPAYSEVDSASRNSSSTYTSAIMRNQRPPNMNVGPDGLNIAQPRTHTDWPRAPMINSQHSGIRPVMPAATHGMAQSSMSSHMMQYQRSPHYGNGPTSVSMATATASSMAQMQQQQQVRAPMPGQMNRVGHGMMPSAGQMVMQQHQSMQVTQMNVHGASPSYSMGGPSPGATNTGYSSMGVPSPGATNTGYSMGGPSPGATNTGYSMGGPSPGATTNPDEFFHFLEDILN